A portion of the Bacillus thuringiensis genome contains these proteins:
- a CDS encoding TrmB family transcriptional regulator — translation MDEIIKELQKLGFSQYECKAYIGLLKHSPVTGYEVSKQTGVPRSMIYEVLGKLMDKGAVHIVPSEPVKYVPVPATELMNRMRKDFEKSFEFLDEKLNCLEQERQIDVISHIRSNDRVLKEICNIINRAKEELWISVWEEQVHEIEPYIHQKEEEGVHIFSILFGAPETKIGATFHHNYMTPHVVEKRMGGHLTVIARDGEEVLIANFSNDSTSWAVTTYDPALVLVATEYVRHDIMVEEITKEFGADKLDTLWRENIDLVHVVTGKRTLEGMEDDKDE, via the coding sequence ATGGATGAAATTATAAAGGAATTACAAAAGTTAGGATTTTCCCAGTATGAATGTAAAGCGTATATTGGATTGTTAAAACACTCCCCAGTAACAGGCTATGAAGTGAGTAAGCAAACAGGAGTACCTCGTTCTATGATTTACGAGGTACTCGGTAAGTTAATGGATAAAGGAGCGGTGCATATTGTACCTTCTGAACCAGTTAAATATGTACCAGTACCAGCTACCGAATTAATGAATCGAATGCGAAAAGACTTTGAAAAGTCCTTTGAATTTTTAGATGAGAAATTAAATTGTTTAGAACAAGAGCGACAAATAGATGTAATTTCGCATATTCGCTCAAATGATCGTGTTTTAAAAGAAATATGCAATATAATTAATAGGGCAAAGGAAGAATTATGGATTTCTGTATGGGAAGAACAAGTGCATGAAATTGAGCCATACATTCATCAAAAGGAAGAGGAAGGCGTACATATATTTTCAATCTTATTTGGAGCTCCAGAAACAAAAATAGGAGCGACGTTTCACCATAATTATATGACGCCCCACGTTGTTGAAAAGAGAATGGGTGGTCATTTAACTGTTATTGCTCGTGATGGAGAGGAAGTATTAATTGCGAACTTCTCAAATGATAGCACTTCATGGGCCGTTACAACGTATGACCCAGCGCTAGTTCTCGTTGCGACAGAGTATGTGCGGCACGATATTATGGTTGAAGAAATCACAAAGGAATTTGGAGCTGATAAGTTAGATACGTTATGGCGTGAAAATATAGATTTAGTTCATGTCGTAACAGGAAAACGAACTTTAGAAGGAATGGAGGATGATAAGGATGAGTAA
- a CDS encoding alanyl-tRNA editing protein produces MTTALYLEDAYKTSCETEVIKVEGNKVFLKETVFYPTGGGQECDTGVIVQDGSVFEVEKVKREQGEIVHYIKGEAQVKLGPVKLEMNWERRHNLMRHHSLLHLIGAVVYEKYGALCTGNQIYPDKARIDFNELQELSSVEVEEIVEEVNKLIEQNKEISTRYMSREEAENAVGMIKTAINLLPTTIQEIRIVTIENLDEQACGGTHVKNTSEIGTLVIDKVKSKGKQNRRFEVRAI; encoded by the coding sequence ATGACAACGGCATTATATTTAGAAGATGCATACAAAACGAGTTGCGAAACAGAAGTGATAAAAGTAGAAGGGAATAAAGTATTTCTAAAAGAAACAGTTTTTTATCCAACTGGTGGAGGGCAGGAATGTGATACGGGTGTCATTGTACAAGATGGGTCTGTATTTGAAGTTGAAAAAGTAAAGAGGGAGCAGGGAGAAATAGTTCACTATATAAAAGGTGAAGCTCAAGTAAAATTAGGTCCAGTTAAATTAGAGATGAATTGGGAAAGACGTCATAATTTAATGCGTCATCACTCTTTACTGCATCTTATCGGAGCTGTTGTTTATGAAAAGTATGGAGCACTATGCACCGGAAACCAAATTTACCCTGATAAAGCACGTATCGATTTTAATGAGTTACAAGAGTTATCGAGCGTGGAAGTAGAAGAAATTGTTGAGGAAGTGAATAAACTTATTGAGCAAAATAAAGAAATTTCCACTCGCTATATGAGCCGCGAAGAAGCAGAAAATGCTGTAGGAATGATTAAAACAGCAATAAATCTCCTGCCAACTACTATCCAAGAAATCCGCATTGTTACAATTGAAAATTTAGACGAACAAGCTTGTGGAGGCACACATGTGAAAAATACGAGTGAAATAGGAACACTTGTTATTGATAAAGTAAAAAGTAAAGGGAAGCAAAATCGTCGTTTTGAAGTAAGGGCGATTTAG
- a CDS encoding dienelactone hydrolase family protein, giving the protein MKKKVALVIVHEIYGVNDHMHHVTNHFTSSHIDVFCPNLLQSQHAFHYSDEEKAYEHFVNHIGFDYGKKQIEEFISHLSSSYTHIGLIGFSVGATVSWLCSNNPKINFIIGCYGSRIRDYVHIKPTCATLLIFPEKEASFSVSSLIQTLQQQKNPLLEIKQLHGEHGFLNPYTEKYNRHSTKQAYNLIDSFLVK; this is encoded by the coding sequence ATGAAGAAAAAAGTAGCTCTCGTTATTGTTCATGAAATATATGGTGTGAACGACCATATGCATCACGTTACCAACCACTTTACTTCATCTCATATAGACGTATTCTGTCCTAACCTTCTACAATCGCAACATGCATTTCATTATAGTGATGAAGAAAAAGCATATGAACATTTTGTAAATCATATTGGATTTGATTATGGAAAAAAGCAAATTGAAGAATTCATTTCTCATCTTTCTAGTAGTTATACACATATTGGTCTTATCGGTTTTAGCGTTGGAGCTACCGTCTCATGGCTATGTAGTAACAATCCGAAAATAAATTTTATTATCGGATGTTACGGTTCTCGTATACGCGACTATGTTCACATAAAGCCTACATGCGCTACACTACTTATATTCCCTGAAAAAGAAGCTAGTTTTTCAGTATCCTCTTTAATTCAAACATTGCAGCAACAAAAAAATCCTTTATTAGAAATAAAACAACTACACGGTGAACATGGATTTCTAAATCCGTACACTGAAAAATATAACAGGCACTCTACAAAACAAGCATACAATTTAATAGATTCATTTCTTGTAAAGTGA
- a CDS encoding AzlD domain-containing protein: MEMRLDVLLLLLAAGAVTLVPRILPLLVFSKLQIPDWGLKWLNYIPIAILAALLAQVLFMHETMQWDYLIAAIPTFLVAIYTRSLLGTVLTGVVVIILLRFFF; this comes from the coding sequence ATGGAAATGAGATTAGATGTATTATTACTTTTACTAGCAGCAGGAGCTGTTACACTCGTGCCACGTATTTTACCTCTACTCGTATTTAGCAAACTACAAATTCCTGACTGGGGTTTAAAATGGTTAAATTACATACCAATTGCGATATTAGCAGCGCTTTTAGCACAAGTTTTATTTATGCATGAGACGATGCAGTGGGATTATCTTATTGCAGCAATCCCAACATTTCTTGTTGCAATATATACTCGTAGTTTATTAGGTACAGTATTAACGGGAGTGGTTGTGATTATTTTGTTACGTTTCTTTTTCTAA
- a CDS encoding helix-turn-helix domain-containing protein — protein MTTLGEKIKALRKEKKLTQTELAGSELTKSMLSQIENGKATPSMKTLQYIAEKLGCETSFLLEEDDVEIVALIQKMEPLIKANKCDEVYETLLPIVQKELPLTLNTARLYKQFITGAAIMNDYNIEYYVETAVSIFEKYTLYRESTETKLLFYYMLYKRKKYKECLQLITKIRDEYKTKNLEMDLITHIQLYLKEAIILLAYGNYEKCEKIILDALAFSKKHQVYYKTDEFYRILSYQKIITTDKERYLYYIKKSEQFAIFTEDTLSAANIDILKAYYYNTVTNEYTIALEHLEQFREKLKDVPIFQDDGLYYLEKGKSLYGLKRYEEALETLKRANIPDYMSHPLDQSWLLTAGSYRALCHIELQDKPAALTEAKEAVQTIDGYPDSIFSSFIKETLQIIQKL, from the coding sequence ATGACTACTCTCGGAGAAAAAATTAAAGCATTGCGAAAAGAAAAAAAGCTTACGCAAACAGAACTAGCAGGTTCAGAACTGACAAAAAGTATGCTCAGCCAAATTGAAAATGGAAAAGCTACGCCTTCCATGAAAACATTACAATATATTGCTGAAAAACTTGGATGTGAAACGAGTTTTTTATTAGAAGAAGATGATGTAGAAATTGTAGCACTCATTCAAAAAATGGAGCCATTAATAAAAGCAAATAAATGCGATGAAGTATATGAAACTTTACTACCTATCGTTCAAAAAGAACTACCTCTTACTTTAAATACAGCACGTTTATATAAACAGTTCATAACTGGAGCGGCTATTATGAACGATTACAATATTGAATATTACGTTGAAACAGCTGTTTCTATATTTGAAAAATATACTTTGTATCGCGAAAGTACTGAAACGAAACTACTGTTTTACTATATGCTCTACAAACGGAAAAAATATAAAGAATGTTTACAGTTGATTACCAAAATTCGCGATGAATATAAAACGAAGAATTTAGAAATGGATCTTATTACACATATACAATTATATTTAAAAGAAGCAATTATTTTACTCGCATATGGTAATTATGAAAAATGTGAAAAAATCATTTTAGATGCACTTGCATTTTCAAAAAAACATCAAGTTTATTATAAAACAGATGAATTTTACCGTATTTTATCTTATCAAAAAATCATTACAACAGATAAAGAGCGATATTTATATTACATAAAAAAATCGGAGCAATTTGCCATTTTTACAGAAGATACTTTATCCGCTGCAAATATAGATATATTAAAAGCTTATTACTACAATACCGTTACGAATGAATATACAATTGCATTAGAACATTTAGAACAATTCCGAGAAAAACTAAAAGATGTACCGATTTTTCAAGACGATGGATTGTATTATCTTGAAAAAGGAAAATCTCTGTATGGTTTAAAACGTTACGAGGAAGCTTTAGAAACATTAAAACGTGCTAATATTCCAGATTATATGAGTCATCCACTTGATCAGTCATGGTTATTAACAGCTGGATCATATCGTGCCCTGTGTCATATAGAACTTCAAGATAAACCAGCTGCTCTGACAGAAGCAAAAGAAGCAGTTCAAACGATAGATGGTTATCCTGATTCCATCTTTTCTTCATTTATTAAAGAAACATTACAAATAATACAAAAACTTTAA
- a CDS encoding MFS transporter has translation MGDISIGQHDSRMKIATRNIILMMIGKMTSLLGAGIYTFAMGLYVLKTTGSGMGFAITLVCGSLPRMICGPIAGAVADRVNRKWLVIGTDLLSSLTMLSMFILATIFGPSLLFIYISAALLSICASFYSVALTSSIPSLVDEGRIQKASALNQTAASLSNILGPIIGGVVYGFFSIKSFFLLNSITFFLAVILQLFIVFDLYKKEVAESTEHFLTSIKEGFLYVKRQREIYGLMKIALWVNFFACGLTVALPYIIVHTLHLSSKQLGTVEGMLAVGMLMGAIALSVRKEVNNPFRSIYTGLFLFAGLSLCTVFPLLVIIPKLASFIYYIAFMMLTGIAIMIVNIPMQVHMQKTTDPSYLGRVFGLLETIATAIAPLGMIVYGLLLDMLPTSIVMMTIGGGLLLVVLVGVKQHMAKKQVDVSA, from the coding sequence ATGGGAGATATAAGTATAGGACAACATGATTCAAGAATGAAGATTGCAACGAGAAATATCATTTTAATGATGATTGGAAAAATGACGTCTTTATTAGGCGCAGGTATTTATACGTTCGCAATGGGGTTATATGTATTAAAGACTACTGGTTCAGGGATGGGGTTTGCAATTACGCTCGTTTGCGGATCACTTCCAAGGATGATCTGTGGTCCAATTGCTGGTGCTGTAGCAGACCGTGTGAATCGAAAATGGCTTGTCATTGGTACTGATTTATTAAGTAGTTTAACGATGCTTAGTATGTTTATTCTTGCTACTATATTTGGACCATCACTTCTTTTTATTTATATTTCAGCAGCATTATTATCAATTTGTGCAAGTTTTTATTCCGTTGCATTAACTTCGTCTATTCCGAGTTTAGTAGATGAAGGACGTATTCAAAAAGCGAGTGCTTTAAATCAAACGGCGGCTTCTTTATCAAATATTTTAGGGCCGATTATTGGCGGAGTTGTATATGGTTTCTTTTCAATTAAATCGTTTTTCCTATTAAATAGTATTACGTTCTTTTTAGCAGTTATTTTGCAATTATTTATCGTATTTGATTTATATAAAAAAGAAGTGGCTGAGAGTACAGAGCATTTCTTGACGAGTATAAAAGAAGGTTTTTTATATGTAAAAAGACAACGTGAAATATATGGTTTAATGAAAATAGCATTGTGGGTAAACTTTTTTGCGTGTGGTCTAACAGTTGCACTTCCATACATTATCGTCCATACATTGCATTTATCTTCAAAGCAACTCGGTACTGTAGAGGGAATGTTAGCAGTCGGGATGTTAATGGGAGCGATTGCTTTATCAGTGCGTAAAGAAGTGAATAATCCGTTTCGTTCTATTTATACTGGACTGTTTTTGTTTGCAGGTTTAAGTTTATGTACAGTCTTTCCGTTGTTAGTTATCATTCCAAAATTAGCAAGTTTTATTTACTATATTGCTTTTATGATGTTAACTGGTATAGCAATTATGATTGTAAACATTCCAATGCAAGTACATATGCAAAAAACGACAGACCCGAGCTACCTAGGGCGTGTGTTTGGCCTACTTGAAACAATTGCGACTGCAATCGCACCACTTGGTATGATTGTATATGGACTACTATTAGATATGTTGCCAACTAGCATTGTTATGATGACAATAGGCGGAGGTTTATTGTTAGTTGTATTAGTTGGAGTAAAGCAACATATGGCGAAAAAACAAGTAGATGTGTCCGCTTAA
- a CDS encoding NtaA/DmoA family FMN-dependent monooxygenase (This protein belongs to a clade of FMN-dependent monooxygenases, within a broader family of flavin-dependent oxidoreductases, the luciferase-like monooxygenase (LMM) family, some of whose members use coenzyme F420 rather than FMN.), whose translation MSTKNQLCIGLCLISRKKEQENEFNSGIDEQVELALQAEKAKLDFVFKADYLVAHPDLIARNKGNVILDPTLLFTAIAYATEKIGVVTTASTSFYPPYILARQLQSLHWISNGRVGWNIVTSIDGAENFGEEGMPSSEERYAKAAECTELVRKLWRSHPNEVLKVDNPDVIREMVKPIEHNGEYFKVKGPLNIPQHISGEMPLFQAGASESGRNFAASVADAIFAATPDIESGIELRQDLRRRAEKHGRKQDAIRVLPGLYFFIGDTYEEALEMHRQAHQHLTKEKRYALLEMVLGLDARGIPQESKITEEMLPSRDQTVRSKTHAELLRNFIIKNEPTVEQILERPEVVGSAHWVAVGTPKDVAKQIMDRFEAGALDGFIAIPGGPPKSLDLFFSEVIPLFVKAGVFREEYTGSTLREHLAGNILNTLQLK comes from the coding sequence ATGTCTACAAAGAATCAACTTTGCATTGGATTATGTTTAATTTCTAGAAAGAAAGAACAAGAGAATGAGTTTAATTCCGGAATTGATGAACAAGTAGAGTTGGCACTACAGGCAGAAAAGGCTAAGTTAGATTTTGTTTTTAAAGCCGATTATTTAGTGGCGCACCCAGATTTAATTGCTCGTAATAAAGGGAATGTCATTTTAGACCCGACGTTACTGTTTACTGCTATTGCTTATGCGACAGAAAAAATTGGAGTCGTTACAACTGCTTCAACTTCGTTTTATCCACCATATATATTAGCAAGGCAATTACAATCGTTACACTGGATTAGTAACGGCCGAGTAGGGTGGAATATTGTTACATCCATTGACGGTGCTGAAAACTTTGGTGAGGAAGGGATGCCATCATCTGAGGAACGATACGCGAAAGCGGCAGAATGTACAGAGTTAGTAAGAAAACTTTGGAGGAGTCACCCTAATGAAGTATTGAAAGTAGATAATCCTGATGTTATTAGAGAGATGGTAAAGCCTATTGAGCATAATGGTGAGTACTTTAAGGTAAAAGGTCCACTTAATATTCCGCAGCATATATCAGGAGAAATGCCATTATTTCAAGCCGGTGCTTCAGAGTCTGGTCGGAATTTTGCTGCTTCTGTTGCTGATGCAATTTTTGCTGCAACGCCTGATATAGAGTCAGGTATTGAACTTCGTCAAGATTTAAGAAGAAGAGCAGAAAAACATGGCCGAAAGCAAGATGCTATACGAGTATTACCTGGATTATATTTCTTTATAGGTGATACATATGAAGAAGCGTTAGAAATGCATAGGCAAGCTCATCAACATCTCACAAAAGAGAAGAGATATGCGTTACTTGAAATGGTTCTCGGATTAGATGCGAGAGGGATTCCGCAAGAAAGTAAAATTACAGAAGAGATGCTGCCAAGTCGGGATCAAACTGTTCGCAGTAAAACTCATGCCGAGTTATTACGGAACTTCATTATTAAAAATGAACCAACAGTTGAACAAATACTAGAACGACCAGAAGTTGTTGGATCGGCTCATTGGGTTGCAGTTGGTACACCAAAAGACGTTGCGAAGCAAATTATGGATAGGTTTGAAGCAGGGGCGTTAGATGGATTTATTGCCATTCCAGGAGGACCTCCAAAGTCACTAGATCTATTCTTTAGTGAAGTCATCCCTTTATTTGTGAAGGCGGGTGTATTTAGGGAAGAGTATACAGGTTCTACTTTACGGGAGCATTTGGCGGGGAACATATTAAATACTTTACAGTTAAAATAA
- a CDS encoding DUF3951 domain-containing protein, translated as MILLTIGAILLTLFIFFILGFITFMMFVDKATPQIYYTPCESVTVKAKGKHRRKKS; from the coding sequence ATGATACTTTTAACGATAGGAGCAATTTTGTTAACGTTGTTTATTTTCTTTATTCTCGGTTTTATTACATTTATGATGTTTGTTGATAAGGCGACGCCTCAAATATATTATACACCTTGTGAATCAGTGACAGTGAAAGCTAAAGGTAAACATAGAAGGAAGAAAAGTTGA
- a CDS encoding antibiotic biosynthesis monooxygenase family protein: protein MENASQKANHYYAVIFTSNLSNDTTDYNTVAGKMEELAKQQPGFLGVESARGNSGLGITISYWESLDAIENWKKNVLHKEAKKRGREQWYENFHLRICLVEKEFKFQRGTI, encoded by the coding sequence ATGGAAAATGCTTCACAAAAGGCGAATCATTATTATGCGGTGATATTCACTTCTAATTTATCAAATGATACAACAGACTATAATACCGTTGCCGGAAAAATGGAGGAACTTGCAAAGCAACAACCTGGATTTTTAGGTGTAGAAAGTGCACGAGGTAATTCTGGACTAGGAATAACAATTTCTTATTGGGAATCACTTGATGCGATTGAAAATTGGAAGAAGAACGTCTTACATAAAGAAGCGAAAAAAAGAGGTCGTGAGCAATGGTATGAAAACTTCCACCTGCGTATCTGCCTTGTTGAGAAAGAATTTAAGTTTCAAAGAGGCACAATATAA
- a CDS encoding glycosyltransferase → MSLSIYEGLGIIFFVIIITYALAHKYLWSKKLLIILFLICNAIYLIWRTFYSLPTINLISIIAGIILLITEWAGYLQSIVFSIVSWKPYKRKEIPLSNFEKLPTVDIFIATYNEPIDLLKRTVAGCTLITYPKELLNIYICDDGRRESVKQLAAEFSVQHITRTENKHEKAGNLNHAMLHSKGDIIVTMDADMIPRANFLERTIGYFSKNNVVFVQAPQVFYNADPLQYNLFFEDNIANEQDFFMRQLEEGKDRFNATMYVGSNALFRRTALEEIGGFATGVITEDMATGMLLQANKWETIFVNETLAVGLSPETFSDLLKQRDRWCRGNIQVVKKWNPFTIKGLSFMQRLLYADGIHYWFFGIYKMIFLLAPLLFLVFDIYSLEINFMHLFMFWAPAFLTSQLIFKAVSNKKRTTTWSHVYEVAMAPYMGFAILSETFLRKKFQFHVTRKGVQNNTRHFLWITSVPHLVLLILTIIALIRATLMLLYPEQYHIERESLYINIFWVLYNGIAIVTSLFVAFERPRFRNSERFVVNLPGTLYAEDMIISCHVLDISETGARFELDPSIPFETLSSLSSYTLSFGEVEKIHSTKKWIRRQENSVQVGVSFDDVSHEQYCKLILHLFSKPVNDRVEKVYDKAFLTLAIAPFIKNTKKAPRQFRRQHIREQLMSSGTLHMNGMPIEATIIDYSTGGCQVQTNIPLVIDQIIQVTMEERNIQKKNAQVCWIQKKGRKIYAGLKFTA, encoded by the coding sequence ATGAGCCTTTCTATATACGAAGGTTTAGGTATTATTTTTTTCGTAATCATTATTACTTACGCCCTTGCACACAAATATTTATGGTCAAAAAAATTACTTATTATTCTATTTCTCATTTGTAATGCTATTTATCTTATTTGGCGAACTTTTTATTCGTTACCAACTATTAATCTCATAAGTATTATCGCTGGTATTATATTGTTAATTACAGAATGGGCTGGTTACTTACAATCTATCGTTTTCAGCATTGTTTCATGGAAACCATATAAACGAAAAGAAATACCATTATCCAATTTTGAAAAACTACCTACTGTCGACATATTTATCGCAACTTACAATGAACCGATCGATTTGTTAAAACGTACTGTAGCTGGCTGTACGTTGATTACTTATCCGAAAGAGTTACTAAACATTTATATTTGTGACGACGGGCGCCGTGAAAGTGTAAAGCAACTTGCGGCAGAGTTTTCTGTTCAGCACATAACTCGCACCGAAAATAAGCATGAAAAAGCTGGAAATTTAAATCATGCGATGCTTCATTCAAAAGGTGATATTATCGTAACAATGGATGCTGATATGATACCACGAGCTAACTTTTTAGAGCGAACGATTGGTTATTTTTCTAAAAATAATGTTGTATTCGTTCAAGCACCACAAGTTTTTTATAATGCTGATCCTCTCCAATATAATTTGTTTTTTGAAGATAACATCGCCAATGAACAAGATTTCTTTATGCGGCAGTTAGAAGAAGGAAAAGATCGCTTTAATGCTACGATGTATGTTGGTAGTAACGCCCTATTTCGTCGCACTGCGCTTGAAGAAATTGGAGGATTTGCGACTGGAGTTATTACTGAAGATATGGCAACTGGTATGCTACTACAAGCTAACAAATGGGAAACTATATTTGTCAATGAAACACTAGCTGTTGGATTATCCCCAGAAACATTTAGTGATTTATTAAAACAGCGTGACCGCTGGTGTAGAGGGAATATTCAAGTCGTAAAGAAATGGAATCCTTTCACTATAAAAGGATTATCTTTTATGCAGCGTCTTTTATATGCAGATGGAATCCATTATTGGTTTTTCGGTATTTATAAAATGATATTTTTACTAGCACCGCTATTATTTTTAGTATTTGATATTTATAGTTTAGAAATTAATTTCATGCACTTATTTATGTTTTGGGCACCTGCCTTTTTAACATCACAGCTTATTTTCAAAGCTGTTTCTAATAAGAAACGCACAACTACGTGGAGTCATGTGTACGAAGTTGCTATGGCTCCTTATATGGGATTTGCTATTTTATCAGAAACTTTCTTACGTAAAAAGTTCCAATTTCATGTAACAAGAAAGGGAGTTCAAAATAATACAAGGCATTTTTTATGGATTACAAGCGTCCCTCACCTCGTATTACTCATTTTAACAATTATTGCACTGATTCGAGCAACACTTATGCTCTTATATCCTGAGCAATATCATATTGAAAGAGAAAGCTTATATATTAATATTTTCTGGGTACTATACAACGGGATAGCTATTGTTACTTCACTATTTGTAGCATTTGAAAGACCGCGTTTTCGAAATTCAGAACGTTTCGTAGTAAATTTACCAGGTACTTTATATGCCGAAGATATGATCATTTCTTGCCATGTCCTTGATATTAGTGAAACGGGGGCACGTTTTGAATTAGATCCCTCCATTCCATTTGAAACTTTATCAAGTCTATCTTCCTATACGCTATCTTTTGGCGAGGTAGAAAAGATTCATAGTACAAAAAAATGGATTCGGAGACAAGAAAATTCTGTACAAGTTGGTGTATCATTTGATGATGTATCCCATGAGCAATATTGTAAACTCATTCTTCATCTATTTAGTAAACCGGTTAATGACCGGGTGGAAAAGGTGTACGATAAAGCATTTCTTACACTAGCAATTGCACCTTTCATAAAAAATACCAAAAAAGCACCAAGACAATTTCGCAGGCAACATATACGTGAGCAACTGATGTCTTCTGGAACATTGCATATGAATGGAATGCCGATTGAAGCGACCATTATCGACTATAGTACAGGTGGGTGCCAAGTACAAACGAACATCCCTCTTGTGATTGACCAAATTATACAAGTAACAATGGAAGAACGTAATATTCAAAAGAAAAATGCACAAGTATGTTGGATTCAAAAAAAGGGTCGTAAAATATATGCTGGATTAAAATTCACAGCGTAA
- a CDS encoding AzlC family ABC transporter permease, giving the protein MSKAEAHVALQSDDTFQQGVKDCLPTVFGYLSIGIAAGVIAKTAGFSIIEIAFMSTLIYAGSAQFILAGMYAAGAPASAIIFTVFFVNLRHLLMSAALAPYFTKIPLFKNLIIGSQITDETFGVAVQHAAQKGYLGERWMIGLNVTAYLNWILATIIGGLFGEWIPDPHTYGMDYALPAMFIGLFVLQLISSKPKLVIHLSVAIVSIIIAYVSHLFMPDSIAVIIATLLAATIGVVIEKWK; this is encoded by the coding sequence ATGAGTAAAGCTGAGGCACATGTAGCTTTGCAGAGCGATGATACATTTCAGCAAGGAGTAAAAGATTGTTTACCAACTGTATTTGGTTATTTGAGCATCGGTATAGCAGCTGGTGTAATTGCAAAAACAGCAGGTTTTTCTATCATTGAAATTGCATTTATGTCCACTTTAATTTATGCAGGTTCTGCCCAATTTATATTAGCTGGTATGTATGCAGCCGGTGCTCCTGCTTCCGCAATTATTTTCACTGTATTTTTTGTTAATTTACGCCATTTATTAATGAGCGCAGCGCTTGCACCGTACTTTACGAAAATTCCTCTATTTAAAAACTTAATCATCGGTTCGCAAATTACAGATGAAACTTTCGGCGTTGCAGTGCAGCATGCAGCGCAAAAAGGATATTTAGGTGAAAGATGGATGATTGGGCTTAACGTAACAGCGTATTTAAATTGGATACTTGCTACCATTATTGGTGGGCTATTTGGTGAGTGGATACCAGATCCACATACATACGGGATGGATTATGCATTACCAGCGATGTTTATCGGATTATTTGTTCTTCAGCTCATAAGTAGTAAACCAAAACTAGTAATTCATTTAAGTGTTGCAATTGTATCGATTATTATCGCATACGTTTCACACCTATTTATGCCAGATAGTATAGCGGTTATTATCGCAACATTACTAGCTGCGACGATTGGAGTGGTGATTGAAAAATGGAAATGA
- a CDS encoding H-type small acid-soluble spore protein — translation MNIQRAIELSVSAEQANVSFQGMPVMIQHVDESNETARIYEVKNPGRELTVPVNSLEEI, via the coding sequence ATGAATATACAACGTGCAATAGAGCTTTCTGTGTCAGCGGAACAAGCCAATGTCAGTTTTCAAGGCATGCCTGTTATGATTCAACACGTCGATGAAAGCAATGAAACCGCCCGCATATATGAAGTAAAAAACCCAGGACGCGAATTAACTGTTCCAGTTAATAGCTTAGAGGAAATATAA